A single window of Watersipora subatra chromosome 9, tzWatSuba1.1, whole genome shotgun sequence DNA harbors:
- the LOC137405230 gene encoding uncharacterized protein has product MIKQDQMRGSNSMTLRGKNTDQRTPSWYDNVLLNSEDSICQEEVLKIYVPSWQRNFHLLTSQVCRAFYKLASCAEYRAVAAVFGVSTASVHIYLHRFTKAICKIKSQYIQWYTNEEAIDMAAFIEKNYKCPQAIGAIDGSHIHVKPPLDEKADYICRKGYPSIVLQGVVDGHYRLRDVYVNTPGSAHDAAVFARSPLSCKLEDIFPTNDMVIDGGVVPLHLIGDPAYSMSSMIVKGYIGAGITPEQDSFNVYQSSARICVEIAFGKLKSRWRILQKRIDVDTPFAPMIITACCILHNMCENLRVPSPETTDEDQENERAFPQPEHLPTVRMLNPEGARIRERITNFLGTTQPLRRSFRS; this is encoded by the exons ATGATCAAACAAGATCAGATGAGAGGTAGTAACAGCATGACACTGCGTGGTAAAAATACTGACCAA AGAACACCATCCTGGTATGACAACGTGCTCCTTAACAGTGAGGACTCAATCTGCCAAGAGGAAGTGTTGAAAATCTATGTACCATCTTGGCAGAGGAACTTTCACCTGCTGACCTCACA GGTCTGTAGAGCATTCTATAAACTGGCTAGTTGCGCAGAATATAGAGCAGTGGCTGCCGTGTTTGGTGTGAGTACTGCCTCTGTGCATATCTACCTCCACAGATTCACCAAAGCCATTTGTAAAATCAAGTCACAGTACATACAATGGTACACAAATGAAGAAGCCATAGACATGGCTGCCTTcatagaaaaaaattataaatgccCTCAGGCTATAGGTGCTATAGATGGTAGCCACATACATGTCAAGCCACCATTGGACGAAAAGGCAGACTATATCTGTCGAAAAGGCTACCCTTCAATTGTGCTACAGGGTGTTGTTGACGGCCACTATAGACTTAGAGATGTGTACGTTAATACACCAGGCAGTGCGCACGACGCCGCTGTTTTTGCCAGGTCACCCCTCTCATGTAAGCTTGAAGATATATTCCCAACAAATGACATGGTCATTGATGGTGGTGTTGTGCCTCTTCACTTAATAGGAGATCCAGCATATTCTATGTCGAGCATGATCGTGAAAGGATACATAGGAGCTGGCATCACACCAGAGCAAGACAGCTTCAATGTTTATCAATCGAGTGCGAGGATCTGTGTGGAGATTGCTTTCGGCAAGCTGAAGTCTCGGTGGCGAATTCTCCAGAAAAGGATTGATGTCGACACACCCTTTGCACCGATGATTATTACAGCTTGCTGTATTCTTCACAATATGTGTGAAAATCTCAGAGTTCCATCTCCTGAAACTACTGACGAAGACCAGGAAAATGAAAGAGCATTTCCCCAGCCAGAACACTTACCCACAGTGAGAATGCTCAATCCTGAGGGTGCCAGGATTAGAGAGAGGATCACCAACTTTCTAGGTACCACTCAGCCTTTACGTCGGTCTTTTAGATCTTAA